GGCCAGAGGAAACTGGGCTGGAAGAGCGGGGAGGGGGCGTCCTGTGAGGGGgcgaggctgggggaggagatcTGGGTAGGgctggcccttccccactcctcgATTGGGGAATTGCATCTCAGCCGGGGGGCCCTGCCATGACCAAGGGACCCGGGTTCCCGGGCTCTCCTTCTAGGACAGGAGGCGAGCCCCAGACCTCTCCTCTCGGAAAGCCAAAATGAGGATCAGACCCGAGGAAATGAATCCGGTATTTAGGCAACCAGATAAATCTTTATTTGTGACTTGGTGCTGTGTCGTTTCCTTTCGGTACCTTCGGAACCTGGCTCTGCAGGGCGGCTACTCTGTTTGTGAGGAACCAGGACTTTATGGAATCCATCACGTTCCCAGGCAGAAAGCAAAGCAcgctgggggagggcggggggcagaTAGTGGAACCAGGTTAGGTCTTGAGGGATAGCCCTCCTCGCCTCCCTATATTTGGTCTTATTCCAGCAATGACCCAGGCTGGATCATCGCTACCATTTTCTAAGGCCTCTCCCTTAAAGGACCCCCTCCTGCATTGGGATTTGGAGACCCCGTCCCTCTGTTCGTGCCCCGCCTTCATCAGGGTTGGCTCACGCGGTGACAAAGCTGATGATCAGCACCACAAAGCCCCAGATCAGCAGCCCTGCCAGAAGGCTTCTCAGCACCTTCTCGGGCTTAGGGTACTCTGAAGGCTGGAGGGTTGGGGACAGCTGCTCCTCGGTTTCAAAGTTTGATGTCGGTGTCTCCTCTATGATTCTCTGAGGCAACACtgatagaggagagagaaagagcagcctTGGGAGGCCACCAAGGTCCCCCGTGGCCCAGGcaagctccctcccctccaacctTCCCCCAAGACCCGGGCCTTGGAGGAGACAATCGCGACCCTTTCTGCCTGGACCCCGGCCACCGTGGCGGGTGGCCACACCCCCGTGGCCTGAAATGACACCCCGACAGGAAGTTTTGCCCCATAGGCCATGCCCCAAGCTGACTGTCCCCTAACCCCAGGACCCTGATTCCCACACTTCCGTCGACTCCCCAGCTCTGACCTGTGACTTTAAAATGGATGACCGTGGCTGGGAGGGATCTCACAGTGCCCAACTCACAGCGGTAGTCACCTGCATCCTCTGGCCCCACCAGGGGCTTGGTCAGGGTGGGCTGTTTCCCCTTGTACACCAAGGTCTCAGAATTGCTCCCCCAAACCTAGACCCAAGCTCAAGGGGTCACAGAGGCCTGGGGAGTTCAGGGTTTGGGGAAGTACAGGTGTGAGAGCATCACGGGATCTCAGTGGGGGAGATGGGAGTCTAGGGTTACTGGTAAGGGCATGGGGTCCCCGGGGACCCGTAGAAGTCAAACCTGGTAGGTCATGGGTCATGGGGATTGTGGGAACAAGCTTGTGGATACCGGGGTGGGCACTCAACCAAGCCTAATGGACTTGGGGTTGATGGGGTTGAAGGGCCCACCCTGTAAAAGCTGTAATAGGTCAGGCCTTGAGATAATTTATGCCAGTTGAGCTCACAGTCCAGGACCAAGTCTTCCTTTTCGTGGACGTTGATTTGGCGCACTGGGGACAGGCGGTTACGGTGGGATGCATCTTGGTTCTCCCTCAACTCCCTCGCACTTGGTCTTGGCCCCCACTTTTCTGGTGGGCCGGCTCCTTTCTTTGGCCTCTCTAGACCCCGGCTCTCCTCTGGCTCCGCCCCTCTTGAGTcaacccccacctcctccagctgGCCCCAGCTCTCTCACCACCGCAATCTGTGGACTTTCGACAAACGTGAAGCTGCTTTTTACAATTACTGCACCAGATCAGAGGCTGCAACATCATACCTGAAGGGGCAGGATCAAGGTTGCATTTATCCTGATAGAAGAGACTAAAAGGAGAGGGCAGGGTcaagggctggggcggggcccaGCGCCTAATCCCGAGAGGTCAGCCCAAGGGGCGGGGCTAGAAGGCAGACCTGCCGGAAGAGGGACCTAACCGGGCTCTGTGAGGAGCCCACATGGAATAGGACCCGCTGTCCAGGAAGTCCGCTGTGCAGAAGGACTACTGGGGACCAGGAACCTCTCAGACGTGGGGAAGGAAGAACCATCGAGACCCAAAGCAGGAGGAGAAAGGCTGGGTATTAACCGGGGCCAGAATGGGGGATAGAAAACCAGCTTCCCTAATCTGGACTCACCACATTTGTTGGGACAGAAATCTgcctcagaaggaagaaaaaaaaaaaaaagtgatgagaTTTCTAAGTTAAAGGAcacgagagagggggagaaggaataGGTTGGGGTTTGGGCTCTTGGGTTGGAGGGAGGACGCTGTTGGGAGAGGTGAGGGGCTGGACATAGAGAAGCAGAGGACTGGGGACGGGGACCCCGGGACTGGTGGAGGAAGGGGCTGTGGTCCCTGAGGGAACCCATCTTCCCTCACCCTCTCTTTGGAACCGAGCAACATTGCGCTGAAAGGCTGCCTTTTCCAGAGTCAACATCCAGGAGAACTCCTTCACGAAAGTGTCATCTGGGAAAGAGCAGGGTGACAGAGGGcgacccctcctcccacccaccccaggagGAGGTACAGGTACCCGTCTGAAGAGGCTGGCGTTCCAGGTTGGGGCCATCTCCGGGAGGGGCAGTGAAATTGAATGACCACTTAACCATGCTGGCCACTGGGCTAAGTCACTGGCCTGGGTGCAGGCACCGTTATGACCCAGTTCGGAGGTGACAAAGCTGTGATATCCCTCCCtaaaggccacacagccaggggATGACAGGGCCGGTGTTTGAACCTAGGCAGTTTGGCTCCAGAGCCAAAGGATTCCGAAGCCCCTCCCCTGGCCACTCTGCCATTTACCTGCTATGTCACTGTTTGTGATAAGTGTCATACTCCTCAGAAAACCCAACACTGACGTTTCCATCGTGGCCTCATCTGGAGGGACACGGGGGATGCGGGGAGGGGAGATAGAACCTCAGATTCGAAGCCTTGTGGTCCCATTGGCTCAGCTAGTGTTAAAAACTACAATGCCCATGTGGCTATTGGGCAAGGCTAGGGCTGTAAAGGATTGCCTGTCTGTTGCCTTCTGGGAGTTGTAGTTTTGTACATAAAATTGCAGGGTAAGGGGTAGGAGAACACAGTATTTCCTAGCGCTCGGAAAGCCCTGGCATCTGCATCTCAGCCCTCTCCATCACGAACCCAGTAGACTCTGGCTCcggcccttccctccctccccgcgcCCCGTCCCTGCTCCCAGGAATCCTAGCACCAGACTCCTCTTTTTCCACGACCCGGGGTTCCCACGCTCTACCCTGCCCTCACCTATAACGCCCATAAAGGCATCCTCTAAATATGGCAGGTCCCAGAAATTTCTCACGGTTTGTCTTATCGTTTCCATCACTTGTCTCTGACGCTCGCGCGCCATGTGGGTAGGCAGGTATTCCTTTTCCAAGGCGTCCAGAGCCGCCACGACCCTCTGATCACATATGACACAGCCCCCGGCAGGAAGCAGGCAGCCGGCTAGCGCCGCCACCAGGAGGGCTACTTGGGGACCCATTGCGGCCACAGCGCTCAGCCCGCACAGAACCCGGGGAGGGTCCTCCCACCCCACACGGAAGGGGTGATCAGTAACGGGAAAGAACCCCTTCCCCGAGAGTAAGGCCCCCCAATTTGCAGGGCTCCCCCTTCTCGGTTAGGAAACCGAGGAGTCCAGAGTCCCGCTGCACCCTAGACAGCCGCTGCCCGACCTTGACCTTGAATGTTGCACCCTGGAATACTAGAGTTCGCTGAAGGGCCCAATCCAGGCCGAGGGCCTTTAGAGGGGACGAGCAGGTCACGTCCTTCCACTTTATTTGCCACGGCTAAAATTGAGGACGTTTCTGGAGCGAAGGTGAGGTCGGTCACGTGATGTGGAGAGCTTTGTGACTGGAGTCCGAGTCACCGTTTCCCCCGATCTACAAGGAATTCCCACAGCCTCCCCGTTCTAGCTTCGGACGTGGGGGCGCGACTTCCCTGGAGACACGCCCAGGAGTTTCCTTGGCCCCGCCCACAAACCCAACTCTGAGTCCGATTGGACGGCAACAAAGGAAGGCTCCGCCTATGGTTCCAGGCAATCGCCAAGAGGCCTCCTTCTCAGACTAGAAGTTTCATCTGGTCAGCTCAGGCGAGGGCATCTGGCCTTCAGTCTCCTCTCGTCCCTGAGTTTCTGAGCCCAGGCTTCGGCTAGATGCCTGGGATCTTTTGGAATATTTGGCGTCAAGCCACGGAACTGGGAAGTGGCCCTTTCTAGCCGCAGGACTACGACTCCCAGGAGGCCCTGGGGTGTCTCCCTGGCCAGAGTTCCACACTTTactcactccctcctcctccttctctccgtAGCTGAGGGGCTGGATGCCAGGGTTCCAGAAGAAAGAGGCCTAGAGCCAATACTAAGAACTTGGGGCTCAGACCTATGGGTCCTGGaaggtctctctctccttttctacaTCATTGAATCAAACCACCATAAAAACTGGAaccgcggggcgcctgggtggctcagtgggttgagcgtccggcttcggctcaggtcatgatctcaccgttcatgagttcaagccccgcgttgggctctgtgctgacagctccgagcctggaccctccttcggattctgtgtccccctctctctccgccccacccctgcttatgctctgcctctctctgtctttcaaaaatgaataaacattaaaacaaaacaaaacaggaaccGCGACTCACACAAGCCTGCCCCTAGACGTGAGCAGTTCTGGATttccccttacacacacacacacacacacacacacacacacacacagtggactCCACAACACCTGCAGAGACAGGATTTGGTGGTGTGGACTTTTAATTcatacctccctctctcccacctgtgGCAGCTGAATAGTGAATGATCCCTCAAAACCCCCTGAGAAGACTAAAAAAAAGGGGGCTTGGATTCTTCTGGGTAGGTAGGGGATGCGATTAGAGTTGTCAGTAATAAAGCTAGGTACCTTCATCCCCTACAAAAAAGCACCAAGGGGGTCCTGGAATCTGAGTCAAGAGTCCCATCCTCCTCGGCCAGACCTTGTGCTCTGGCCTGGGTTTCAGGCCAGCCCGGGTCCCGTATACTTCCAGACCTTCAgatcctttcattctttttttagtgtttatttattttttttattttttaattttttttttcaacgtttatttatttttgggacagagagagacagagcatgaacgggggagggtcagagagagagggagacacagaatcggaaacaggctccaggctccgagccatcagcccagagcccgacgcggggctcgaactcacggaccacgagatcgtgacctggctgaagtcggacgcttaaccgactgcgccacccaggcgccccgagtgtttatttatttttgagagagagaaagagaggtcgagcgggggtggaggggtggggacagcgagagagggagacgcagaatccgaagcaggctccaggctctgagccgtgagcacagaaccccactggggcccaaactcacgagccgcgagatcatgacctgagccagagtcgaaggctgaactgactaagccacgcaggcgcctACAGAGCCTTTGAAGCCCGAAACCGGGTTTAGTGGTTCTGTGAAATCAGAGGAAGCCCAGGTTGGCAAGGGTCCCCATACCTGTAGCTTTCTGCAAGCCCAAAAGAAacattcatggggcgcctgggtggcgcagtcggttgagcgtccgacttcagccgggtcacgatctcgcggtccgggagttcgagccccgcgtcgggctctgggctgatggctcggagcctggagcctgtttccgattctgtgtctccctctctctctgcccctcccccgttcatgctctgtctctctctgtctcaaaaataaataaacgctgaaaaaaaattttttttataaaaaaaaaagaaacattcatgaCGTTTATTTATGCTGGCCGAATTCCAGAAAATCGATCCCGTTACATCCAACAGCCCAGCTGCAGAGAAGGAAACTTTCT
The Lynx canadensis isolate LIC74 chromosome E2, mLynCan4.pri.v2, whole genome shotgun sequence genome window above contains:
- the LOC115502880 gene encoding izumo sperm-egg fusion protein 1-like, with amino-acid sequence MGPQVALLVAALAGCLLPAGGCVICDQRVVAALDALEKEYLPTHMARERQRQVMETIRQTVRNFWDLPYLEDAFMGVIDEATMETSVLGFLRSMTLITNSDIADDTFVKEFSWMLTLEKAAFQRNVARFQREDFCPNKCGMMLQPLIWCSNCKKQLHVCRKSTDCGVRQINVHEKEDLVLDCELNWHKLSQGLTYYSFYRVWGSNSETLVYKGKQPTLTKPLVGPEDAGDYRCELGTVRSLPATVIHFKVTVLPQRIIEETPTSNFETEEQLSPTLQPSEYPKPEKVLRSLLAGLLIWGFVVLIISFVTAVLCFLPGNVMDSIKSWFLTNRVAALQSQVPKVPKGNDTAPSHK